In the Colletotrichum lupini chromosome 1, complete sequence genome, one interval contains:
- a CDS encoding fungal specific transcription factor domain-containing protein, translating into MFVERRLPTVHRLGEPVESSLNQTHEHWSVEPRSAMAASSHNPYPRSPNPSTRSYDSSSVSSATSPRQPAQYIPRGLMNTGARTTAAPPPQPIGIPPLPPMNQNAFTPYTPVTAGSMMGRDSLPSADSVASTPGPSTASLPPISQAQKRAYRQRRKDPSCDACRERKVKCDATETTSCSECSSRNVKCQFTKETNRRMSSIKQVQDLEKQMERLRRDNLNLKRALQERDGAMDVDPDGLEQLPLQLPELGVEIKRRKRPAPIHDLARARSNMRIFSRGIWKAPAQYRQAPSTPLFDPQRPDLPPRQTTDQLLHTYYGSAHTMFPILHWPTFQMGVEDLYRIGNTKSVQPAWLSTFFAALALGSLFTQDPHRAFRAAELLEVARGMIDPWNNDYVLDNVRALLLVTLCLNEMNQKSAAWTWLGTAVRAGQDLGLYSESGPWPVIEGETRRRVWWTIYILDRSLALDLGRPVLIDDTDCDVSLPAPVDDHYIHEGGIMVPPGREPLNHSLLAVINVVRSYSSLIKTLAAPIVVPTRLATFETHFNACHAQFPQVCDTASTGQISPHLLTPYTYLLHARLALHRHNLAPTCPSDVRLAAMEQCTHIALETASLLSRATPTLADGATALLTTHTFRCALFLLLAGYWDHATTCLRALATIDSKRDVAIPCGRFLAFFVSTLGTKRSEYAAFVARTTPPKPFAPPPPPHGRSGPTPLQEALMQDEELLAYVSADLQAAPDSAWVWAGGEREAILSPTSPGSITASGGASSGLFSAEQRTGLSEEEVKEWGGWERLEAALRGLASGNTTPTPTSATWTSALPAGIKTEGTPTLPSIIPGPGEGSSTNSPTTSTKGRPQDRLSIANII; encoded by the coding sequence ATGTTCGTGGAGCGCCGTTTGCCCACCGTCCACCGACTAGGGGAGCCTGTGGAGTCTTCTTTGAACCAGACTCACGAGCACTGGTCCGTTGAACCGCGCTCCGCCATGGCTGCGTCGTCGCACAACCCATATCCACGATCTCCTAATCCCTCCACCAGGTCGTACGACTCATCTTCAGTCTCCTCTGCCACATCTCCGAGACAACCTGCCCAGTACATCCCGCGAGGTCTGATGAACACTGGAGCGAGAACAACTGCGGCACCACCTCCTCAGCCCATTGGCATCCCACCTCTACCGCCAATGAACCAAAACGCCTTTACGCCTTACACACCAGTGACTGCTGGCTCAATGATGGGCCGCGACTCTCTGCCATCGGCCGATTCCGTGGCAAGCACACCTGGCCCGTCAACAGCTTCACTACCCCCAATTTCCCAAGCTCAGAAGAGGGCGTACAGGCAGAGAAGGAAGGACCCGAGCTGCGATGCATGCCGTGAGAGAAAGGTCAAATGCGACGCTACAGAGACAACGAGTTGTTCGGAGTGTTCAAGCCGCAATGTCAAGTGCCAATTTACAAAAGAGACTAACCGACGGATGTCCTCGATCAAGCAGGTGCAGGACCTAGAGAAGCAGATGGAACGCCTCAGGCGGGACAATCTTAACTTGAAGAGAGCGCTCCAGGAGCGGGACGGTGCGATGGACGTGGATCCGGATGGTCTTGAGCAGTTGCCCCTTCAGCTACCGGAGCTAGGAGTCGAGATCAAGCGAAGAAAGCGGCCAGCCCCTATTCACGACTTGGCGCGGGCAAGATCGAATATGCGCATTTTCTCCAGAGGCATCTGGAAAGCACCTGCTCAGTACCGCCAGGCACCTTCGACGCCATTGTTTGATCCTCAGAGACCAGACTTGCCTCCCAGGCAGACGACTGACCAGCTCCTGCACACGTACTACGGCTCCGCGCACACCATGTTCCCTATCCTTCATTGGCCAACATTTCAGATGGGAGTCGAAGACCTCTACAGAATCGGCAACACGAAGTCCGTGCAGCCGGCATGGTTATCAACGTTCTTCGCGGCTCTGGCACTCGGCAGCCTATTCACCCAGGATCCCCATCGCGCATTCCGAGCGGCGGAACTACTGGAAGTTGCCAGGGGCATGATCGACCCTTGGAACAACGACTACGTCCTTGACAACGTACGCGCACTGCTTCTCGTTACTCTCTGTCTCAACGAGATGAACCAGAAGTCTGCTGCCTGGACATGGCTGGGCACGGCAGTACGAGCTGGACAAGACTTGGGATTGTACTCGGAATCCGGACCGTGGCCTGTGATTGAAGGCGAAACGCGACGGCGGGTATGGTGGACGATCTATATACTGGACAGAAGTCTGGCTCTCGACCTTGGCCGCCCGGTGCTAATCGACGATACTGACTGCGACGTGTCGCTCCCGGCCCCGGTAGACGACCATTATATTCACGAGGGAGGCATTATGGTTCCTCCCGGCCGCGAGCCCCTGAACCACTCCCTCTTGGCTGTCATCAACGTCGTCAGGTCATATTCTTCTTTGATCAAGACACTGGCTGCCCCAATCGTGGTGCCCACCAGGCTCGCAACCTTCGAGACGCACTTCAACGCCTGCCATGCACAATTCCCTCAAGTATGCGACACAGCCAGCACAGGGCAAATATCGCCTCACCTCCTGACGCCCTACACCTACCTTCTCCACGCTCGTCTCGCATTACACCGCCACAACCTGGCTCCGACTTGCCCGTCCGATGTACGTCTTGCTGCCATGGAGCAATGTACTCACATTGCTCTTGAAACAGCGTCGCTCCTTTCGCGTGCAACCCCGACCCTTGCCGACGGCGCTACTGCTCTCCTCACCACCCACACGTTCCGCTGTGCCCTCTTTCTCCTTCTGGCAGGATACTGGGACCATGCAACGACGTGTCTGCGTGCTCTAGCGACCATAGACTCGAAACGCGATGTTGCCATCCCCTGTGGACGATTCCTCGCCTTCTTCGTATCTACACTAGGCACAAAGCGCTCCGAGTATGCGGCATTTGTCGCCCGCACGACGCCTCCGAAACCATTTGCCCCACCTCCTCCACCCCATGGCCGTTCCGGACCTACCCCGCTGCAGGAGGCTCTGATGCAGGATGAGGAGCTCCTGGCATATGTCAGCGCCGATCTGCAGGCGGCGCCAGACTCGGCTTGGGTCTGGGCCGGCGGCGAGCGCGAGGCCATCCTCTCCCCGACCTCCCCCGGATCGATCACAGCTTCTGGCGGTGCCAGCAGCGGGCTCTTCAGCGCTGAGCAAAGAACTGGCTTGAGCGAGGAGGAAGTCAAGGAGTGGGGAGGGTGGGAGCGCCTTGAGGCAGCCTTGCGAGGGCTGGCCTCTGGCAACACTACGCCCACGCCGACATCCGCGACTTGGACATCTGCTCTACCGGCCGGAATCAAGACCGAAGGCACGCCGACGTTACCGAGCATAATCCCTGGCCCCGGCGAAGGCAGCAGCACCAACAGCCCAACAACGAGCACCAAGGGCCGGCCCCAGGACAGGTTGAGCATCGCAAACATCATCTAG
- a CDS encoding Methyltransferase domain-containing protein, translating into MSIERALNLTSIAETRCLYDDWAENYNRDLLGADQDYVAPVLASEQVVKYVGPSAIATSKILDAGCGTGLVGVNLAKLGATQIDGVDLSQGMLKVAERSGAYRSLSTTDLSQPLTQASDYYDVVVCVGTMTEGHVGSEAFDEFVRIVRPSGFVVATVYETVWEKNGYKEKVTSLDKLEKVNLLSAQLEDYRRGARAVMVILQVR; encoded by the coding sequence ATGTCTATTGAGCGCGCTTTGAACTTGACCAGCATCGCGGAGACGAGATGCCTCTACGATGACTGGGCCGAAAATTACAATCGCGACCTGCTAGGTGCAGACCAAGATTACGTCGCACCAGTCCTTGCCAGCGAGCAGGTCGTCAAGTATGTCGGTCCGTCTGCTATTGCAACGTCGAAGATTCTAGACGCTGGGTGCGGAACAGGCCTTGTCGGAGTCAATCTCGCGAAGCTCGGAGCCACGCAGATAGATGGCGTAGACCTCAGTCAAGGAATGCTCAAGGTCGCTGAGAGATCTGGTGCATACCGGTCTTTGAGCACGACAGACCTCTCCCAGCCTTTGACGCAGGCCTCTGACTACTACGATGTCGTTGTCTGCGTTGGTACGATGACTGAGGGTCATGTAGGGTCCGAAGCTTTTGACGAGTTTGTTAGGATTGTGCGCCCTAGCGGATTCGTTGTCGCAACTGTGTACGAGACTGTGTGGGAGAAGAATGGCTATAAGGAAAAGGTTACGTCTCTTGACAAGCTGGAAAAAGTGAATCTCTTGAGCGCCCAATTGGAAGACTATAGACGTGGAGCGCGTGCGGTCATGGTTATTCTTCAAGTACGGTGA
- a CDS encoding adenosine deaminase: MCKDNLHDFLVDLPKCEHHIHIEGSLGPELLFHLAAQNNIALPVDKDPAFASVEALYERYRNFSSLDDFLHYYFIGFSVLLTVTDFEELGYAYLKKAHSQNVRHAEVFFDPQAHTCRGVAYETVIEGLRRAKERAQRDFEGLTVEYIVCFLRHCTVEDGLRMFVEARDAGHFADGTIAGVGMSSSEAPYPPKMWTSIYDVVRAAGVRATAHAGEEAPAEFVVQALDDCGVTRIDHGRRSAESPELLARLARDKTLLSLCPISNVVLRGVGEMKEMPIREFLDKGVRFSINSDDPAYFGGYILENYCAVQEAFGLSIEEWKGIAVGSVEGSWCSEERKEVLKGEIEVVVKKYAGKA, from the coding sequence ATGTGCAAGGACAACCTCCACGACTTCCTGGTCGATCTCCCAAAGTGCGAGCACCACATTCACATCGAGGGCTCCCTGGGGCCCGAGCTGCTGTTCCACCTGGCCGCACAGAACAACATCGCCCTGCCCGTCGACAAGGATCCCGCCTTCGCCAGCGTCGAGGCCCTGTACGAGCGGTACCGCAACTTCTCCTCGCTCGACGACTTCTTGCACTACTACTTTATCGGATTCTCCGTGCTCCTGACCGTCACCGATTTCGAGGAGCTGGGCTATGCCTATCTCAAGAAGGCGCACTCGCAAAACGTGCGTCACGCGGAGGTGTTTTTCGATCCGCAGGCGCACACGTGCCGCGGCGTCGCGTACGAGACCGTCATCGAGGGCTTGAGGCGCGCAAAGGAGCGTGCGCAGCGGGATTTCGAGGGGCTGACGGTTGAGTATATCGTCTGCTTCTTGCGGCACTGCACCGTCGAGGACGGGCTGCGCATGTTTGTCGAGGCCCGGGACGCGGGCCACTTTGCCGACGGCACGATTGCGGGCGTGGGCATGTCGAGCAGCGAGGCGCCGTACCCGCCCAAGATGTGGACGTCCATCTACGACGTGGTGCGGGCGGCGGGGGTGCGGGCTACGGCGCACGCGGGCGAGGAGGCGCCGGCCGAGTTCGTCGTGCAGGCGCTCGACGACTGCGGCGTCACGCGCATCGATCACGGGCGGCGGTCGGCGGAGAGCCCTGAGCTGTTGGCGCGGTTGGCGCGGGATAAGACGCTGCTGAGTCTGTGTCCGATTTCGAATGTGGTGTTGAGGGGCGTCGGGGAGATGAAGGAGATGCCGATTCGGGAGTTCTTGGACAAGGGTGTGCGGTTCAGCATCAACAGCGACGACCCTGCGTACTTTGGGGGGTATATTCTCGAGAATTACTGCGCCGTGCAGGAGGCGTTTGGGTTGAGCATCGAGGAGTGGAAGGGGATTGCTGTTGGGAGTGTGGAGGGGAGCTGGTGCTCTGAGGAGAGGAAGGAGGTTTTGAAGGGGGAGATTGAGGTTGTTGTGAAGAAGTATGCTGGTAAGGCTTAA